From the genome of Mesorhizobium japonicum MAFF 303099, one region includes:
- a CDS encoding zinc-dependent alcohol dehydrogenase family protein translates to MKTIELRAPGGIDNLRLVERPMPEPGRQEMIIKVKATALNYRDVEIARGSYHTAFALPLIPLSDGVGEVVAVGAEVTRFKVGDRVCGTFWQRWVGGSFAMAEPSYQRGGPIDGLLSEFARLDEQAAVLAPPHLSDVEAATLPCAAVTAWHALFTEGQLKPGETVLSLGTGGVSLFAVQFAAAAGAHVIVTSSSDDKLTRAKALGAHHGINYRVNPDWSSAVLALTDGRGADHIIEVGGPQSFAQSLKASARGAQINVIGYLGGSEGSINPLDIFRRQVRARGIPVGSRESFEAMNRGLTVNRIRPVIEKVFAWKDAAAAFRHLEHGSPFGKVVLDHTQ, encoded by the coding sequence ATGAAGACGATCGAATTGCGGGCCCCCGGCGGCATCGACAATCTCAGACTGGTCGAGCGGCCAATGCCGGAACCGGGCCGCCAGGAGATGATCATCAAGGTCAAGGCAACAGCGCTCAACTACCGCGATGTGGAGATCGCCCGTGGCAGCTACCACACCGCCTTTGCGCTGCCGCTGATACCGCTTTCGGATGGTGTGGGTGAAGTGGTCGCGGTTGGCGCCGAAGTGACCCGTTTCAAGGTCGGCGACCGCGTCTGCGGCACATTCTGGCAGCGCTGGGTCGGTGGCAGTTTCGCCATGGCCGAGCCCTCCTATCAGCGCGGCGGCCCCATTGACGGTTTGCTCAGCGAGTTCGCGCGGCTGGACGAACAGGCGGCCGTGCTTGCGCCGCCCCATCTGAGCGATGTCGAGGCGGCGACATTGCCTTGCGCCGCGGTGACGGCCTGGCACGCGCTGTTCACCGAAGGCCAGTTGAAACCGGGCGAGACGGTTCTCAGCCTGGGCACTGGCGGCGTCTCGCTGTTTGCCGTGCAGTTCGCCGCGGCAGCCGGCGCACACGTCATCGTCACGTCTAGCAGCGACGACAAGCTCACGCGGGCAAAGGCGCTTGGCGCGCATCACGGCATCAACTATCGCGTCAATCCCGATTGGTCGTCGGCAGTGCTGGCGCTGACCGACGGCCGCGGCGCGGACCATATTATCGAGGTCGGCGGGCCGCAAAGCTTCGCTCAGTCGCTGAAGGCTTCGGCACGAGGCGCCCAGATCAACGTCATCGGCTATCTCGGCGGCAGCGAAGGGTCGATCAATCCCCTCGATATCTTCCGCCGCCAGGTCAGGGCGCGCGGCATACCTGTGGGCTCACGCGAATCCTTCGAGGCGATGAACCGAGGCCTGACAGTCAACCGGATAAGACCCGTGATCGAGAAGGTGTTTGCCTGGAAGGACGCGGCTGCAGCCTTCCGGCACCTCGAACACGGTTCGCCCTTCGGCAAGGTCGTCCTCGATCACACGCAATGA
- a CDS encoding LysR family transcriptional regulator — protein sequence MLEELRTLVLFAEEGSIQNVARRLPLTQPAVTRQMQRLEDMLATTLLDRRQKPPRLTAAGLEVLARAKDILASVEALKAFAADAEPQGVLRVGLAHGLSDASIAGAIAGAAAAFPKISLRLKTGWSAELIEQFERGQLDMAIVLRPADHQGPDALGTERLCIIAQAGAHLTDARVPMPWVLSPEPCDARQTLLSSLGGERHPLIVAAEIQDPAMQMEWVRRGHGLGLMPLRLAARGLPDGLALVDLEDVDLSLQVVALRSPHLNRLAKAVEAIAQTVGEAIKIEA from the coding sequence ATGCTGGAAGAATTGCGCACGCTTGTCCTCTTCGCCGAGGAAGGCTCGATCCAGAATGTGGCCCGCCGCCTGCCTTTGACGCAGCCGGCCGTCACCCGGCAGATGCAGCGGCTGGAGGACATGCTCGCGACAACGCTTCTCGATCGCCGGCAGAAGCCGCCGCGGCTGACCGCGGCGGGATTGGAGGTGCTGGCGCGCGCAAAGGACATACTGGCTTCGGTCGAGGCTCTGAAAGCGTTCGCCGCCGACGCCGAGCCGCAGGGCGTGCTGCGTGTCGGCCTGGCGCATGGCTTGTCCGATGCAAGCATCGCGGGCGCCATCGCCGGCGCGGCCGCCGCGTTTCCAAAGATATCGTTGCGGCTCAAGACCGGCTGGAGCGCTGAGCTGATCGAGCAGTTCGAACGCGGTCAACTCGATATGGCGATCGTTCTGCGACCTGCCGATCATCAAGGCCCGGACGCGCTCGGCACCGAACGTCTCTGCATCATAGCGCAAGCCGGCGCCCATCTCACGGACGCTCGGGTCCCCATGCCCTGGGTTCTCAGCCCCGAGCCTTGCGACGCGCGCCAGACGCTCCTCTCCAGTTTGGGCGGCGAGCGGCATCCGCTCATCGTGGCGGCGGAAATTCAGGACCCGGCGATGCAGATGGAATGGGTCCGTCGGGGACACGGCCTCGGCCTCATGCCGTTGCGGCTCGCGGCGCGAGGACTTCCCGACGGCCTCGCGCTTGTCGATCTCGAAGATGTCGACCTTTCATTGCAGGTCGTGGCACTACGCTCGCCACATCTCAACCGGCTGGCGAAGGCCGTGGAGGCCATTGCACAAACCGTCGGCGAAGCCATCAAGATCGAGGCCTGA
- the efp gene encoding elongation factor P — MAKINGNEIRPGYVIEHDGGLWVAVRTNTVKPGKGGAYNQVELKNLINGTKLNERFRSAETVEQIRLDLKDFSFLYEQDDALVFMDTQSYEQLELNKDFVGDRAAFLQDGMMVTVQLYEERPIGISLPDQVTLTITEADPVVKGQTAAASYKPAVLKNGIRVLVPPFIGAGERIIVDTNEITYVRRAD, encoded by the coding sequence ATGGCCAAGATCAATGGCAACGAAATCCGTCCCGGCTACGTCATCGAGCATGATGGCGGCCTGTGGGTGGCGGTCAGGACCAACACCGTCAAGCCCGGCAAGGGCGGCGCCTACAACCAGGTCGAATTGAAGAATCTGATCAACGGCACCAAGCTCAACGAGCGCTTCCGCTCGGCCGAGACGGTCGAGCAAATCCGCCTCGACCTGAAGGATTTTTCCTTCCTCTACGAGCAGGACGACGCGCTGGTGTTCATGGACACCCAGAGCTACGAACAGCTCGAACTGAACAAGGATTTCGTCGGCGACCGCGCCGCATTCCTGCAGGACGGCATGATGGTGACGGTCCAGCTCTATGAGGAGAGGCCGATCGGCATCTCGCTGCCCGATCAGGTGACCCTGACCATCACCGAGGCCGACCCGGTGGTGAAGGGCCAGACGGCGGCGGCCTCCTACAAGCCGGCGGTGCTGAAGAACGGCATCCGCGTGCTGGTGCCGCCTTTCATCGGCGCCGGCGAACGCATCATCGTCGACACCAACGAAATCACTTACGTGCGCCGCGCCGACTGA
- a CDS encoding inositol monophosphatase family protein yields MARSALLNVMVQAAMKAGRSLSRDFGEVQNLQVSLKGPGDYVSQADRKAEDIIFAELSKARPGYGFLMEERGAVEGEDSQHRWIVDPLDGTTNFLHGIPLFAVSIALERQGQIVAGVIYNPAMDELYTTERGGGAFMNDRRLRVAGRIKLVDTVIGCGMPHLGRGHHGNFLVELRNVMAEVSGVRRLGSAALDLAYVAAGRMDGFWETGLSAWDIAAGLLLIREAGGFVSDMDGGQDMLDNGSVVAGNEVIQRALLKAVKKPLSAR; encoded by the coding sequence ATGGCACGCTCAGCCCTTCTCAACGTCATGGTCCAGGCCGCAATGAAGGCCGGCCGCTCGCTGTCACGCGACTTTGGTGAGGTCCAGAACCTCCAGGTCTCGTTGAAGGGACCCGGCGACTATGTCAGCCAGGCCGACCGCAAGGCCGAGGACATCATCTTTGCCGAATTGTCGAAGGCGCGCCCGGGCTACGGTTTCCTGATGGAAGAGCGTGGCGCGGTGGAAGGCGAAGACAGCCAGCACCGCTGGATCGTGGATCCGCTCGACGGCACCACCAATTTCCTGCACGGCATTCCGCTGTTCGCCGTCTCGATCGCGCTGGAGCGCCAGGGCCAGATCGTAGCCGGCGTCATCTACAATCCGGCCATGGACGAGCTCTACACGACCGAGCGCGGTGGCGGCGCTTTCATGAACGACCGCCGGCTGCGCGTGGCTGGCCGCATCAAGCTGGTCGACACGGTGATCGGCTGCGGCATGCCGCATCTGGGACGCGGCCACCACGGCAATTTCCTCGTGGAATTGCGTAACGTCATGGCCGAGGTCTCGGGCGTGCGCCGTCTCGGTTCGGCCGCGCTCGATCTCGCTTATGTCGCTGCCGGCCGCATGGACGGTTTCTGGGAAACCGGCCTGTCGGCCTGGGACATTGCCGCGGGCCTGCTCCTGATCCGCGAAGCCGGCGGCTTCGTCTCGGACATGGATGGCGGGCAGGACATGCTGGACAACGGCTCGGTGGTCGCGGGCAACGAGGTCATCCAGCGCGCGCTGCTGAAGGCCGTGAAAAAGCCTCTCTCGGCGCGCTGA